The region GGCTTTCAAAGTCCCTCAAAAGCCTTTCATAGGCTCTCTTTATAATAAGCTCCTCCCCGGAATGGGTGCTGCCTGCTACGAGAAGTTTTGAGCCTTTCACCTCCAGCTCTGAGGGTGGAGGTTCTTCAAGCACAAACTTCAGATTGCCACAGGAGTGGACATGTGCAGACCCGTAAGACCTGAACTTCTCAGAAGACCTCTCCTCCCTTGCCAGTATCAAGGAGAATCTTTTTGAAAACCATCTTTCAAGCACTCCACCCTTTGAATAGGCGTTCAACCATACCTTCGGGGCTCTGGTGGATAATATGAGGAAGGGCCACAGCTCCCTCTCCATTATGAGGATCGCCTCCGGGTCTATTTTTCTCTCAAACTTGCTTATGAGAAAGGGTATGTCTGGAGGAAGCCTGTAAAGCTCGTGGAAATAGCCTTTTCCTTTTTGAGACTCAAGATATTTTCTTGCCCTGAAGGAAAAGTATGTAAGGGTTATGTGATAATCCCTATATAGCCTTTTGAGAAGAGGCTTGGCAGTGTTGAACTCACCTACGCTTGCAACATGAAACCAGAGCCTACCTTTCCCTCTTTCCACTTATGAACTCTTCCACCATCTTCCTCGCCTGCCAGTCGGGATACTGCACTGGGGGGTGCTTCATGGTGTAGGCGCTTATTGAATAGAGGGGTCCACCTGTGCCTCTGTCCCTTGCCAGCTTACAGCACCTTATGGCGTCTATCATGGAGCCTGCGCTGTTTGGAGAATCCTCCACATCCAGCTTTAGTTCCACATACATGGGAACGTCCCCAAAGAGCCTCCCCTCAATGCGTATGTAGGCTATTTTTCTGTCCTTTAGCCATGGCACCCAGTCAGAGGGTCCTATGTGTATGCTGAAGGGGTCCATCTCGTAAGGTATGAGAGAGGAAACCGCATGTGTCTTCGAAACCTTTTTTGTCTTCAGCCTTTCCCTTTCAAGCATATTCAGAAAGTCCGTATTTCCTCCAAAGTTAAGCTGGTATGTTCTGTCAATCTTTACTCCCCTGTCAAGAAAGAGCTGGACAAGAGTCCTGTGAACTATAGTGGCGCCAACCTGAGACTTTATATCATCCCCAACCACCGGTATGCCCTCCGCCTCAAACCTCTCTGCCCACGAGGGGTCTGAAACTATGAAGGTGGGCATACCGTTTATAAAGGACACTCCTGCCCTCAGGCATGCTTCTGCATAGAACCTCGCTGCCTGTTCGGACCCCACCGGCACATAGTTTATGAGCATGTCCGCACCCGTTTCTTTGAGAACCCTTACCACATCTTCAAGCTCGTCTTCCCTTTCTTCAGATAGCACAAAGCTCCTTTCCGGAGGGTAGTTTGCCATATGGCCTGCATATCCGTCCAGCACCTTACCCTTTCTAACAATAACGCCAGTTCTGGGCACATCCTTTTCAAAGACCGCAGTGCAGTTTGGCTGAGAAAATATGGCTTCAGATAAATCCTTTCCAACCTTTCTGGCATCAATGTCCCATGCGGCAACCACTTCAATGTCCCAGGGCTTGTAGCCACCCACATCTTCAAACATGAGACCACTCACATCTTCTCTGTGCTTCGCATAGTAATAGATACCCTGAACAAGGCTACTGGCACAGTTTCCTACGCCGGCTATTGCCACTCTTATTTTTGACATTTTAACCTCCGCAAAGGCTTATAATATTATAGCAGGATGAAGGTTCTTATGGTCTTTTACTCAAGGCTACTCCAAGAAAGCGATCTGCTGCAGAAGGTAGCGGACAGGGTTAACACCCTCAAAAGGCTCATAGGTCCAGATAGCCTATATGCAGTGATAACTACGGAGATGAAGGACTTTATAGACAGGTTCCCCGACCTCGTATTCATAAGAAACGATAGGGGAACCTTCCTTTACGGACTTTACAAAGGTCTCAGGAAGCTAAGGGGAAACGATGTGCTTGTCCTTGACCCTTCTCACGTTATAAGCCTTGATAAACTAAGAGAGTTTATCAGCAAGAGGAGAAAGAATGTCCTCTACTCAACAGATGGGGAATGGAAAGGTCTGGCACTTCTCAGGCTCATAGACCTTGATTACTTTATAAGAACTCTGGAAGGCTTACTTGGAGAAGAGAAGGACCTCACCACTGTGATGGAAAAACTCAAGCAGGAATATGGTATAGAATATGAAACTCTTTAAGGAGGAAAGCGATGGATGAGATAATTGTTGGCAAGTATGTGGTGAAAACAGACAGGTATTACACCAAGGACCATGAGTGGGCACTTGTGAAGGGAAACAGGGCGTGGATAGGTATAACAGATTATGCTCAAAAGGAGCTTGGCGACGTGGTCTATGTGGACCTGCCTCAGGTAGGCGAATCCTACGAGAGTGGTGATACTATAGCCAATGTGGAATCGGTAAAGAGCGTATCACCCATATATGCACCTCTCTCTGGCACTGTGGTGGAAATAAATGAAGTATTAAACGATGAGCCTCATCTCATGAACGAATCACCCTACGAGGATGGATGGCTGGCTGTCATAGAGCTTTCTGACCCAATGGAGGTGGAGGACCTTATGCCCGCAGAGGATTACGCACAACTTCTCGTGGAGATAATAAAGGATGAAAAGGGAGAAACCGTAAAGCTAGGTCTGCCGGAGGAAGAAGAAGAAAGGTTTGAAGAATCCCTTGAAGCTCTGCCTGAGGAGGAGCTCGGCTACGAAGAAAGGGAAAGGTAGATGTATATTCCCCATTCAGAGGATGAGACGCAGAGAATACTCAGGCAACTTGGGCTTGAAAGACTTGAAGACCTCTTTTCACACATAGACGCATCCCTTCTCTCAAGGCCTGAGCTTCCGGAGCCGAGGAGTGAGGAGGATCTCAGGAGATATTTCAGAGACCTGAGCGGAAGGAATACATCCCTCATATCCTTTGCAGGCTTTGGAGCCTATGACAGGATAATACCCTCTGCCATATGGCAGATTCTGAGCAGGGGGGAGTTTCTCACCGCCTACACACCCTACCAGCCTGAGGCATCTCAGGGAACATTACAGGCTCTTTTTGAATACCAGACCCTTATATGTGAACTCACCGGCATGGAAGTTGCCAACGCCAGCATGTATGATGGAGCTTCCGCCCTTGCAGAGGCGGTTCTTATGGCAAGGGCTATAAGGGGCAGGGGGAAGAGGGTTGTGCTTTCTGAGGGTATAAACCCCCTCTACAGGGAAGTTGTAAAAACCTACCTGATAGGATACGAGGACGAGATAAGCCTGTGCCCCCTTACGGAGGAAGGCTATACGGATTCTGAGAGGCTGGAAAGTTTTCTCAGGGATGGCGAGGCTCATGCCCTTGTGGTGCAGTATCCAAATTTCATGGGCTATGTGGAGCCTCTTACGGTTCTTTCTGAAATGGCAAGGAGGTATGAAGTGCCACTTGTGGTGGTGGCGGACTCTGTTGCCCTCTCGATTCTCAGGTCTCCGGGAGAGTTGGGTGCGGACATAGTGGTGGGAGAGGGTCAGCAGATGGGAGTCCCCCTCAACTTTGGAGGACCCTACGCAGGCTTTTTTGCCACGAGGATGGAGTATTTGAGAAAAATGCCTGGAAGAATCGTGGGTATGGCCGAGGATGTGGAGGATAAAAAGGCTTTTACCCTCGTCCTCCAGACAAGGGAACAGCACATAAGGAGGGAAAGGGCAACCTCGAACATCTGCACAAACCAGAACCTGATAGCCCTCGCAAACCTCCTCTACATGGTTCTTCTGGGAAAGGAGGGGATGAGAGAGGTTGCAAAGCAGAGCCTTTCCAAGGCCCTATACCTGAAAAGAAGGCTTCTGGACCTGGGCTTTGAGGAGGTATACACTGGCAGGCATCTCTGGGAATTCCCCCTCAGACACAACAGAGCAAAAGAGCTTCACAGAAAATCCCTGAGAAATGGCTTTCTGGCAGGCGTGCCCCTTGAAAGGTTTGGCTATTCTAAGAGCCTTCTCTTTGCGGTTACAGAGAAGAGAACAAGAGAAGAAATGGACGGGCTTGTAGAGTCTATGAGAAACATCTAAGATTTCCTTAAATTTATCTGCATCTGTGGCTCTGGAGACGGTTTTGCAAAGAGAAAACCTTGCATGTAATCAACTCTTTCTACCAGAAAGTTAAATTCTCCTATGCTCTCCACACCCTCTGCCAGAACCTTTATGTGGTTTTGCCTGCACATGTTTACAAGGGCATCTACAACTCCCTTTCTCAAGCTGTCTCCGTTTACATTGTGAACTATATCTCTGTCAATCTTGATTATATCCGGTCGCAGATTTATAAGGTTGTTAAGACCAGAAAAGCCTGAACCAACATCATCAACTGCCACCTTGAAACCCATCTCTCTGTAGTAGTCCATTATATTTCTGAGATGTTTTATATCCCTGACTTGATGGCTTTCAACTACTTCAAAAACTATGTTTTCATGCCTGAGATTGTAAGTGTTAACAAGCCTTATGGTAGTTTGCAGACAGGTTTCTGGATTGTATATGCTGGTGGGCACGAAGTTTATAAATATGAGGGTTTCCCTCAATCCTCTTTCTGCAGATTTCTGTATGGCAATTTCCCTACAGGCCCTGTCAAGGTAAAAGAGGCTGTCTGTCTTTTCTGCACATTCAAAGAGATAAGCAGGTGATACCTGCGAACCCTTCTGGTTTATACCCCTTATAAGGCATTCAAAGCCAACCACAGATAGGTTGCTGTCCACTATGGGATGAAAATACACCATAAGCCTTTTTTCCCTTAGAATTTCCATGTATTCGTCGCAGGCTACCTGCGAAAGCCAGAAATTCAGATTTCTTGCATTTTTTACATGATAACTTCTGAACCTCTCCCCTGGAGAAAGAACCACAAGCCATATATCTTGGCTCTCAATCTCTGACAGCCCCTTTGCCTCATAAAACCTGTAAAAGAAGCTCTTTAGTCCTGAAACCTGTAAAGTTATTGAATCCTCTTCATCATAAAACTCATATGAGAGGTCCTCAAGCTGTTTCTTTAGTTTTTGCCTTAATAATTCACTCTCGGCTATGAAAACAAGTGTGGCAGGCTCTTCCCTCAGTCCCCCTATTGCATTGCACTTCCCGCATTCCTCGTGCATATCAGTTTCCTATTATCCATCACCAGCGGTATCCTGTCAATACACCAAAAAAGAGGCCAGTTCTGTCGTAGAAGTCTAGATTGGAGTTAACCTGTCTTTAAGCTACAAGAGATGTTATGTAAATCCTCTGGTGGAAAATATTGTTTCTTGTCAACGCTACAAGGGCGTAGTATCCTGTTTCCTTTCTCTTTTTGAGAAGAACTGGGTCCTGTTTCATGTATCTGTCCACTTCTACTCCCATGCCTGCATTGAAAAGATAGAAACCTGTCCTGTAAGAACCTGACAGACCCAGAGCATAGCCTGCGTAAGAGTTTGCCCTGCCCTTTGCCTCTGAATATCTGAGATTTACAGAGGGAGTCAGTCTCAGGCTTTTGCCAAAGCTGTAGGTGTATGAATAGCCTGTATCTATGAGAATTCTGTCTCTTCTCAGGTCTCTTTCTCTTTTACCTAACTGGTCATCCTCCACGTCAGAATATGTAGACTTCAGCGTGAGGCTTGAATTACCCTGAGAGAATCTTATGCCAGCCTCGTAATCACGCTGGTATGTCTTTTCTCGCGGGATGTTTACCAGATAGGGGTCTTTCCATACTCTTCTGAAGGGGTTGTAGCCAAAATAGAATTCTGTTGACTGGAATACAAAACCCTCTCTTTTCAGGCCCGCCTGAAGGGTGGGCGTTGCTCCTTCCGTGGTTGTCCTCAAGAAGTAGGTGTTTGCTCCGCTCCTGTAGGAGAGGTTAAGGTCAATCAGGGGGATGGCTCTGAGAAAGCTATCCTCCGGCTTTCCAAGATTTTTTATGATGCCTGTGGACCTAGTGGAGTTGTTGTCCTCTCCCCATATAAGAGCTCCACCTGCACCTATACGATTCTCCGCCATGGAAGCCGCAGGCAAGAGTAGCGTCAGCAAAGTCCTGTATGCACGCATGGCTCACACCTCCTGACTTTTTTCTGCAACTTCTTTTGTAAGACCATGTGACAGCAAATCCCTGATGTCCTCCCAGAAAAGATAGAGGACCGGCAGACTGCCAAGAAGAGCCCAGAAGGCTGCCAGAAGAAGGGTTGAACCAAAGGCATCCGACATGGCATAGAGGCTCTGGAGCTGGTAGAGCATTGCTTTTGCCCTTTCTTCAGCCTGATGGGAAAACTGGTATATAAAATCAGCTGCCTCCTTTATCTTCATCTGAAGCCAGTATGGGTTCTGAAGCTCTGTGCTCCTCTGAAGGTTTTCTGCGGCAAACCTCTGAAGGTCGTTGGTAGCAAGGGCTGTGCCAAAAGACCCACCCACAAATCTTATATAGTGCATAAGGCTCACTCCGAGGGTAGTCTTTTCCCCCAGTCTCTTCAGCGCCATCTGAGTCACAGGAGCAAAGAAAAAGCCCATACCTGCACCCATCGCCACAAGATAGAGCACCGCAGTGCTCCCCGGAGTAAAGTAGTTGAGCCTTGGCAGCAAAAGAAAGGCGACTGACAGATAAAGAACTGTTGCCACATACAGGGCAAACCTTGGTGATTTTTTATCGGAGATTATGCCCGCAACTGGAGAGAGAAAGCCTATGGTAAGGGCCATGGGAAGTATGGCAAGCCCCGCCTGAAGGGTTGTGTAGCCCTTGAGCTTTTCAAAATAAAGAGGTATAAGATAGAAGACCTGATACATGGAAAAGCCCAGCACAAAGCAGTAGACCCAGAAGGCGACCACAAACTCCTTTATCCTGAAGATGGAAGGGTCTATAAGCTTATTTCTGGATGTGAGTTCTGATAGCAGAAAGAGAAGGAAAGAAAAGAGAGAAAGAAGAGAAAGATGGAGTATAAAGTCGCTGGCAAACCAGCCCTCCTTCTGTCCCCTTGAGAGCACCACAAGCAGGCTCACAGTGGCAAGGGAGATGAGAAGGTAGGAGAGAAAATTGAGCCTTAGCCTGTGGATAGGTCTGTAGTCTTTGAGAAAGAAAAGGGCAAGGGTAAAGTTGAGTATGCCTATGGGAAGGTTTATGTAGAAAATCCATCTCCAGTCTATATGTTCTGTTATCCAGCCTCCAAGGGTAGGACCAAGAGCGGGAGCAAAGCTCACCCCGAGCCCATATATGCCCATGGCAAGACCCCTCTTCTCTGGGGCATAGGCGGAAAAAAGAAGGGCCTCCGCACTGACCACTATGAGGGATTCACCAAAACCCTGAACGGTCCTTGAAGCTATCATCCACTCAAGGGACTGAGCCTGACCGCAGAAAAAGGAGGCGGTGGTGAAGAGAAAAAGGCCCGCCAGAAACACCCTTTTGAGTCCCACCCTGCTTTCAAGCCACTCTACCAGCAAGATGGCGGTAGCTGCGGAGGTCATGTAGGAGGTTATCACCCACTGGACGCCATAGAGGTCTGTGCTCAGAGGTGCCATCATCTTTGGAACCACTATGTCCACTATGGTGGTATCCAGGATTGCCATAAAGACCCCTATCATCAGAGAGAGGGTCAGGACTGCACGCTCTGGGGGCGTTAGGGCTTCGTGAAAGGGCTTTTCTTCTCTCATTCTCTCCTTATCTCCACCCTTCCTCCCATGCCAACTCTGAGAAGGCTCATGTCTCCCTTTGTTATCTTAATCTTTACGGGTATCCTTTGCACCACCTTTGTGAACTCCCCGGCGGATATATCTCTTGGCACGAGGGCGAAGGTGGCGGCGGAGGCAGGGCTTATCTCTTCCACTACCCCTTCAAACACAACACCCTTATAGGCATCAAGCCTGATGTATGCCTTTGAGCCCTGCTTTATACCTCTGAGCTTTGTTTCCTCAAGGAGAGCCTCCGCAAAGAGTGAGCTGTCATCCACAAGGCTGAAAGCTGGCTGACCTGGTCTTACCATGTCCCCCACGCTTATGAACCTCTTTGCCACAACTCCATCCACAGGGGAGCGAAGCTCAGTCCTCTGCAGGTCAAGCTGAGCCTTCTGTATCTGTGCCCTTAAAGCCTTTATTTCCTCTTCAAGGGAGCTGACCTGTTTTTTGAGTTCCTGCACCCTAAGCCTGTCTAACTGAGCCCTTTCGAATTCTCCCTGAGCTTTTGAGTAGACCGCTCTGAGTTCTTTCAGATGGTCCTCAAGGGCTTTCTTTCTCATAAGAAGGCTTCTGTAAGAAGTGTCAGCCTGTTCAAACTTCTGCTTTGGTATCAGACCCTCTTTCAGTAGATTTTCCAGTCTGTCTCTGTCTCGCTTTGCCTGCTCAAGCTGAACATCCATCTCCTGTATCTGCTTCCTGAGGGCTTCCTCTCTGGCTTTTACTTCGCTGAGCGTGTCTTTTGAGATATCTACACCTATATTAATCTGACCCTGAGACCTATTTAGCTGAAGCTCAAGGGCTTCCTTCTGGGCAATCATGGAGGAGAGCCTGCCCTGAAGCACCTCAAGCTGCAGCCTGTAGTCTTCAGGTTCAAGCCTTGCAATAACTTCCCCCCTCTTCACTCTGTCTCCCATGTCCCTGTAGACCTCCACCACTCTTCCTCCCACTTCAAAGGCTACGTTGCTCATGTTTTCTGCCCTTATAAAAACCGCATCGGTTATGGCATATTCTATCCTGTGCTTTATCCACCTGTAGGAAAGAAAGCCAAAGACAAGGATTAACAGGATTACTATGACTGCACCCAGCTTCTTCATAACTCACCTACCTCTCTGAGCAGTTCAAAGTAGGCTTCAAGAAGCCTGTAGTAGGCTATGACTTTAGACCTTAGAGCCTGTGTCCTGCTTGCCTCCGCCTGAAGAAGGTCAGTGCCGCTTATTATCTGATTTCTGTATTGCTCCAGAGATAACCTGTAGTATTCCTCTGCAAAAGTGAGGGCCTCTTCTGCTACTTTCAGATTATCCTGTGCTGTCAGGAAGTTTTCATAGGCAGACCTTACCTTAAGGGCTATAGATTGCTGTAAGTCCCTGAGCTCTTCTCTTATGCCCTTTTCTTCCTCTACAAGGGCAAGGGCTCTGTAATAGGAGCTGAGAGACTGAAAGCTGATGCTCATGCCCGCACTGAGCACAAAGAACCCCTTTGGAGACAGGGTCGGGTTCTGGTCTGAGTAGTTGTAAACTCCCTCAAAGAAGACCCTAGGATGGAACTGAGATAACTCAATCCTTCTCTGACTTTTTGTCGCTTCGAGCCTCTGTGCGGTCAGTTTTGTGATGGGCCGTCTCTGCAATGCCCTCTGTATGAGCGATTCAGGGCTTTCCATCTCAGGCTTAATGTTTACTGGCTTTATGTCCTTCAGTCTGTCTTCTTCAATGCCTGTAAGCCTTGAGAGGTTTGCAATGGCCACACGGTAACTTCCCTCTGCCTGCCTGAGGTCCCTTTCCACCTCCGCAAGCCTGACCCTTGCCTGTAGCACGTCTGTTATGGCAACCAGGCCTTCTCTGAAAAATGCTTCCCTCTGCGTAAGGTCAGCATGCACCGCTTCCCTCTGCTTTTTGAGAACTTCCAGGAGCTCTGCAGAGGAGAGCACAGATAGATAGGCCCTTATCACCTCCAGCTTTACATCCAGCAGAGTTTCTGCGTAATCCTCCTCTGAGATTTTCAGCCTGCTCCTTGCTATGTCTACCCTTGAGGCTCTCAGCCCTCCATCATAGAGGAACTGCCTTACGCCCGCCTGCAGGTTCTGATAGCTTCTCTTTGAACTGCTGAATTCAAAGGGCTGGAAGCCCCAAAAAGCCGGCACGCTTATAGACTGCTTTTCAGACTGAAAAGAAAACCTGTATCCAGCAAAGAATTCGGGATAATAAAGCTGTGTCTCACCCTTCAGGTTCAGGCGTGCAGACTCCACCGCATACCTTTTTACAGATAGCCTGGGATTTTTTTCTACTGCAGAGCTGAGGAGTTCTTCAAGGCTCAGGGAAAAGGAAAATCCGCAGAAAGTGAGAAGAAGTAGCATTAGCCACATTTCAGCCCCCTGAATATGATTTCAAGGCCCTCCTCCGCCTCCTTCAAAACATCTTCCAGAGGAGTGTGGTCAAGGAGGAGCCCCTCCATGTATATAAGCCTTATGTAGCCTGCTATGAGATTAACAAGGGTTTTTACACTTCCGCACAGAAACTCACCTCTTTCGTAGCCCTTTTTTACCATCTGAGAGAGCAATTCTCTTATCTCCTGCAGGTGCATGCTGTGCAGCTTTCTGAATTCCTCCTTACTGCACATGAGCTCAAAGAAGAACACATAGGCTATATGCCTGTCCTCGTAGCATTCAAGGAGAAAGTCCCTTATGTGCCCCTTTATAGCCTCCTCTGCTGAAACATCCTTCTCCAGCCACCTTTTCATTATCTCCTTTGTCCTGTTAGCCATACTGTTTATGAGCTCCTCCATGAGCTGGTCCTTGCTCTTGAAGTAGAAGTAAAAGGCACCCTTTGAAAGGCCAGCATGTTTTACTATATCTTCCACTGTGGTGTGGTTATAACCCTTCTGGGAGAAAAGCTCTTTGGCAGACTGAATTATTCTCTCTCTTGCACTCATTTTGTAAGCCTTTCAAGCCTGGCTACTGCAGTGTTGTATAAATAGAGCAGAAAATAGTAGTTCTGTAGAGTGTTGTTGTAATTACTTATGACATCAAGCACTTCAAGCTGTGTGGCAACGCCAAAGCGGTATCTCTCCGTGGAAAGCCTCAAGCTTTCCCTCGCAGATTCAAGAGATAGCTCTACTGCCCCTATCTGAGCCATGAGAGAGTTTAAGTCCAGAAGAGTTTTGCTGAGCTCGGCTCTGAGCCTCTGTTCTGTATCCTTGAGATTTTCTGCCTGCTTGAGAAGGTCTATCCTTGCCTGAGCTATGCTTGACTCACGGGCAAAGCCGTCAAATATCCTGTAATTTAGCCTTGCACCCACAGTGTAACCATCCACCAGGCTATCCTTTCCCCCAATCCTTGCAGTGCTGCCCTGGTAGGTGGCAAAGAGGTCAAGGCTGGGGTAATACTGAGACCTCTGTAGATCAAGGGCTCTCTGGGCAACTTCAAGGCTTTTTCTGGCAACCTTTAGCGTGCTGTTGTTTTCAAGAAGTTTTTTGTGGTCTTCCCCATTCAGGGGCTGCATCTGTAGTTTTCCTTCCGGCTCTGGCTCTCCTTCAAACCTGAGAAAGGCTTTAAAGTCTTCAAGACTCTTTCTGTAATCTGCAGTTGCATTCTCCAGCTGTGCCCTCGCATTCTCCAGCTGAGCCTTTGCCCTCATGAGCTCCACCTTGGGAACCACCCCTGCCTGAAACTTGCCTTCTGTCTGCCTGTAGTTCTCTTCCCAGTATCTGAGATTTTCCTCAAGGAGCTTTACAACTTCCTTTTTGTAAAGAAGAGCATAAAAGAGCTGCTTTGTCTGAAACTCCACTTCCCTTTTGGTGTCTTCGTATATCAGGCTCTGGAGCTCTTTCTGTTCTTTTGCAAGGCTCAGACCCTCAAGGACTGCACGGTTAAATACTGTCTGGTCTACTTCAAGTATGTAGCTGTGTCTGTTTTTGGGGGTGAAGCCAAAGGCAAGGTCTCCGCCCAGCCTTGTATAGCTGTATGAGAAGCTTACCTGTGGAAGTATGCCAGCCCTGGCCTTTCTTATGTTTTCCTCCGCCTTCTGGAGGTCAAGAAGAGAGAGCCTCACTGAGGTGTTGTTCCTGACCGCAAAATCTATTGCCTGCTCAAGAGTAAGGGCGAGCGTCAACTTTATGCTTAGCAGAAAAATAAGAATAAACCTCATCTTACTTCCACCTTTACACCCTGCTGGAGCACGTAGGCATTTTCAAGAGCGATTCCCTCACCATCTCTGAGGTCACCCTTTACGTAAACTACACCCTGCCCCTGTTTTATCACCTCCACCTGCACGGGCTGTGCTATGCCATCCTGAATCCTCCAGACCACCTTTCTATTTCCCTGAACAACCACAGCCTGTTCTGGCACCGCAAAGCCCCTTTCAACGCCAAGCAGTAGCTTAGCCTCCCCATACATGCCTGGCTTGAGCTCACCTCTGGGGTTTTTGAGCCTTGCCTTTATGGTAAGAAGTCTGTTGGAATCTGCCGCTGGCGAGACAAAAAACACAATCCCCTCAAACTCTCCAAAAGGCTCCACTCTTATCCTTACCCTTGAGCCCTCACTTGCGTGAATCACATACTCCTGAGGAGTCTGAAACACAAACCTTATGGGGTCAAGGGTCACCAGCCTGAAAGTCTGGCTCTGGGGAGTTATGTAATCACCCACGTTTACAAACTTCTGGGCTATGTATCCAGAGAAAGGTGCGGTGAGTGTGGTTCTCTGAAGGCTGAGCCTTGCGTTGGATATCTGTGCCTGAAGGCTTCTTATGAATTCTTCCTGAGCCCTGAGTTGCGTCTGCACATTTTCATACTCTTCTCTGGCTATCAGCTCCCTCTCAAAGAGAAACCTTCTTCTCTCTGCAATGGCTCTCTGGTTTTCGTAGCTTGCCCTCGCCTGAGCCAGCTGCGCCTCAAACTGTCTTAGGGTATTTTCGTAGTCTGCAGGGTCTATTTTCAAGAGTGCCTGCCCGCTCCTTACGAAATCCCCCTCTTCCACAAAAAGGTTCAGAACCCTCCCGCTGACAAGGGGTCTGAGAATCACATCCTTTTCCCCTTCAAAGTAACCCTTTGTGCTGTATTCAATGGGGACATCTTCAGACTTTACCCTGTAAAGGCTGACCACAACCTTTCTTTCCTGAGTTTGCTGGTCTTGTGGCTTCTGAGCCTGCTTCTGGCATGAGAGGACAAAAGTTAGAGAAAAAGCTGTCAACACAGAGAGGAATTTCCTCATAGCACCTTACATTATAACATACTGACCGGTCGGTCGGTTGACAAACGTACGGGAAGGCATTTAATAGTAAATCATGGCGTATCTTGTGGTTATTGAAAAGGATAAACATGGTTTCTACGCCTACTGTCCAGATTTGCCCGGTTGTCAGACGCAGGGAGATACCTTTGAAGAGGTTATGAAAAACATAAGAGAAGCCATTGAGCTGTATATTGAAACTCTTACAGAGGAAGACTTAATGGACCTCAAGAGTAAGGAAGTCATTACCGCCTTTGTAGAACTATAATGCCAAGATTGCCGAGGCTTACGCCACAGGAAGCGTAAAGGCTGTTGCTGGAAAAGGGCTTTGAGTTGCTGAGAACAAAAGGAAGCCATCGCATCTATGGCAAGGGTAATTTGAGAATTGTAATTCCCTTTCATGCTGGCAAAACTCTGCATCCCAAGATAGTGAAAGAAATATTTAGAGTTATTGGGGAAAGTCCCTAACATACTGACCAGTCGGTCGGTTATAATATACCTGCCATGTATCGCTTTTTTATACACAGACCAGTCACTTCCTGGATGTTCATGATAGCCTTCATAATCCTGGGCCTATACTCTCTGAGGATAATCCCTCTTGACAGGCTTCCTGATGTGGACTTTCCCACAGTGAGTATAGTAACCACCTATCCCGGCGCCAACGCCTACGTGGTGGATGTGAATGTCACCAGAGAGATAGAAGACCAGATAGCCACCATAAGCGGTATTGAGACCATATCCTCCGCCAGCTTTGCAGGCACTTCAAGGATAACAATTACCTTCTCCCTCGAAAAGGACATAGATGTGGCGGCGCAGGAAGTCAGGGATGCGGTGCAGAGAGCCCTCAGAAGGCTTCCTG is a window of Aquificaceae bacterium DNA encoding:
- a CDS encoding efflux RND transporter periplasmic adaptor subunit, with the protein product MRKFLSVLTAFSLTFVLSCQKQAQKPQDQQTQERKVVVSLYRVKSEDVPIEYSTKGYFEGEKDVILRPLVSGRVLNLFVEEGDFVRSGQALLKIDPADYENTLRQFEAQLAQARASYENQRAIAERRRFLFERELIAREEYENVQTQLRAQEEFIRSLQAQISNARLSLQRTTLTAPFSGYIAQKFVNVGDYITPQSQTFRLVTLDPIRFVFQTPQEYVIHASEGSRVRIRVEPFGEFEGIVFFVSPAADSNRLLTIKARLKNPRGELKPGMYGEAKLLLGVERGFAVPEQAVVVQGNRKVVWRIQDGIAQPVQVEVIKQGQGVVYVKGDLRDGEGIALENAYVLQQGVKVEVR
- a CDS encoding type II toxin-antitoxin system HicB family antitoxin — its product is MAYLVVIEKDKHGFYAYCPDLPGCQTQGDTFEEVMKNIREAIELYIETLTEEDLMDLKSKEVITAFVEL